GGCACCCTCTGGGGCTGCGGCAGGCTTCTCCCTGTgagctgggctctctgcagcattCGTGTCCCCAGCCACCTGCCCGTCCGTGTCACAATGCCCGTTGGACTTTGCATAGGAGTGAgcgggggcagaggggctggcaaACACGGcgtgggcagctctgctggcgctggcaggggctgctcgCTCTGCCTGCAGGCCCTCGGTCTGGCAGGACACTGACTTCACTGGGGGACTGTCAGTTGTGACCCCCCTGGACGTCACCGAGGGGCTGGGATGCACGGCCTTGGGGGGACTGTGCTCCTGGCAGGAagcctccagctccttcagggCTTTCTTCAGACATTCCACCTCTTCTTTGAGTGCTTTTGTACGGTTTTCTTCTCTGTTCAGCTTAGCCTTCAGCTGCTCTCTTTCAATGTCAAACTCTGAGAGCTGCTTTTCTACTTGTGCTTCCATCTGCAAGCCCCGCTTCCTCTTGGCTGCCAGCTCCTCTTCCAGTTTACTCACCTTACTCTTCTCCTTTTCCAATTTcaagctcagctctgctgtcttCTGGCCCTCTTCAGCTGCTTTGGCAGTGGCTTTCTTGCACTCCACAACAAGCATGGAAGACAGTTGCTTGTGGCGTGCCCTTTCCTCCTCCAACTGGCTCGACAGCTTCTTCTGCTCTTTCTCAAACTTCTTCACTTGGGACTTTTCAAACTCCACCTGAAGGTAAGAACAAAAGAGATTTTAAGGGTACCATAAAACCTCCTGAAAGCAAATGAAGAGAAACACCCCAAAAGGGAGCAGGTTTACTGTGCATCTTGGAGAaattacacaggaaaaaatgacAATGGATAAGAAAGAGGTTATTGCACCAGAAATCAGCAAAATAGTCTGGCACAACTCAGCCTGCACACAGTAACAATTATTACTTCCTAGTAGTTTTATCCTGTGTGAAATTCGACTGGCCTTTAGTGAGACACACACCCAGTCTGCCATGCACTGACAGAACAAGCAAAGCTTCCTTCCACCTCATTTACCACTTTGTCAGTTTGCCTTTTAAAGGCATTTAGGCTTTAAAATGCTGATGTGTTATGTATGCTTAACAAAGGGTACAGGCTTGAGTAACAGAAAACAGTGGCTTAAATATTTATTAGCATCTCTGAACAACACCCCCAGGAGATCTTCCATAACTTATTCTGCATTTTGAGTACTGCAGGGAGCTATCAACTGTAAATGCAATCCTATTCTTCCCAACTCCTCGGATTTCAGGCTGAAGTAAGGTTTCAAAGCATTTGATTGCCTATTAATAccttccagcactgctcagctaCCAAAGCACGCCGagcagtggggcagggctgtTTTCCATGTCAGGGTGATAACAGCTCGGAGCGCCTCGCAGAGGGAGCTCCCgctgctctccagcccagcctgccctgtgctggtACCTGCTGGGTGAGCCGCTCCCGCTCCTTCTCCAGCATGTAGGTGACATCGTCCCCCTCGGCCGTGTCCTGCGCGTGCCGCTGCCGCTCCTCCTCCAGGTCCAGGATCACCTGCCCAAACACAGCAGCCGTCAGGGACAGGGccccagcaggcaggcagggagcagagctgtgcacagctccgggggcacaggggacagacacctgggcagctccagagggacACGGGAGAGCCAGAGTGACGCAGGACAGacacctgggcagctccagagggacACGGGAGAGCCAGAGTGACGCAGGACAGacacctgggcagctccagagggacACGGGAGAGCCAGAGTGACGCAGGACAGacacctgggcagctccagagggacACGGGAGAGCCAgagtgacacaggacagacacctgggcagctccagagggacACGGGAGAGCCAgagtgacacaggacagacacctgggcagctccagagggacACGGGAGAGCCAGAGTGACGCAGGACAGacacctgggcagctccagagggacACGGGAGAGCCAgagtgacacaggacagacacctgggcagctccagagggacACGGGAGCTCcagtgacacaggacagacacctgggcagctccagagggacACGGGAGAGCCAgagtgacacaggacagacacctgggcagctccagagggacACGGGAGCTCcagtgacacaggacagacacctgggcagctccagagggacACGGGAGAGCCAGAGTGACGCAGGACAGacacctgggcagctccagagggacACGGGAGAGCCAGAGTGACGCAGGACAGacacctgggcagctccagagtgacacaggacagacacctgggcagctccagagggacACAGGAGCTCCAGTGACACAGAAGAgccaccacagcagctccatgggACAGCCACCACTGCAGCTCCAGACACCTGAGCTCAACTCAAGTCACAGAGAAGCAGCTTTTGGACAAGTCCAATGTGTTATTATCTGGTCAAACTGAGTCAGTTTGGGAAAGATGTTATGGAAACCTCACACTGGACGTATTTTACTATTAAATGTCTAAATTGCATGCTTTTCCCCCAGTCTGTGCAATATCCTTGGCAGGTTCATGCCATGAATGGTGCCCTCATtccagaagggctggaaggatcTCTGGGCATCACCCAGTGCACCCCCTTGCCCTGGACAGGGTTGCACAGATCAGCCCAGGAGGGTTCTGAACgctggcagggaaggagaatCCACAAGCCCTCCACAGCCCGTTCCAGGGTTCTGTCACCCTCAAAGTCAGTCAGTTTTTCCTCGTATTCGGCTGGAAATTCCTGTGTTCCAGTTTGTGCCTCCTGTCCCCTGCAAGTCAGAATTTCCTGGCAGGGCCATCgctccagggccagcaggagcagaggtgcaGCAAGAGCAGACCCAGGGCTCCAGAGCAGGACAGGCCCTGTGTGGCTCTGCAGCAATTCCCAACTGGCCGCTCCCCTGCCTCACAGCGATCTGAGGGCTCCAGtgcaaagtttattttaaagaacattAATTTGCTCTTCCACTTAAGAACAAGATGAGCTCTTGAAGTGAAACTGCTTCCCATGAGGGCCCAGTGAAGGAGCTCCTTCAGCTTTAACACTGATTTACATGAATAATTGAAATGCTATTAACAAAAAAGCCAGAATACAAACTTCCCAAGAGGCTCTGCTTATCCCATCACCAGAACTAAGCTCTCCCAACACACGCTCACCATGAATTTAGCAGCTCCTCAGTCTTCCTGAAATTTAAGCTTCCAAATAATGCTTAAATATTATCAAGTATACATCCTTGTATACTTGAAGAAgacaggaagaggaaaaggtgATACAATATCTGATTTTACTCTATGACTTAGTTGGATATTTGGTTGAAAAGTGAAACCCAGCCTTGTTTTTACTTCTAGTGACATCAATTTTTGTGATAGCATGGTCTGACACATGACCAAACACTTTATTGGTGTCAATATACATTAAGGGTATGTGTGAAGAATAACAGGTGCTTCATTAAAGAGGCCAAATggcaagaaaaatacttttggtCAGTCCATATTCCTTAGGGAAGCACATGGAGTGccttcccctggcagcagctcttcaaTAACCACAGAGAACAAGTCCCAGGCAGAacagtgacagctctgctgagaaTTCCAACTTCCAGAAAGCCTTTCCTGCATTTTGGGAAGCATTACACCACCCAGCTGTAAGCTGGATCCTCTTTGGTGTGTCCCAACAAAAGCATTTCAAATTCTGGAATTACAACTAATTAGCTCACCAGCTGCATCCTCTGGAGTGAGAAGTTTAAACAAAGGTGCAAAGTCCTTCCAGTTACCAAGCCTCAGGAACTCAGGTGTTTTTGCTGAAGTTGACTTGTTATTAAAATGCAGCTGTAACCTCTGCACATCCTAATTGAGGCAACACCTACCTTTCTGTGcctgctttctgcagcagccagtTGGGATAACATTCTCTCCTGCATATTCTTGCAGTGTTTCATCACCACTTTCAAAATAGACAAAGGATTGGAGCATACTGGCTGCTTTTCACCATGGTTCCCCTCTTTCAGCGCCTCaaagtctctctgcagagccatcAGTGGATCACTGATGTTGTATTTCCCATAGCGTTCCTCGATGaatgtgtccctgtgctgggcctgcaacacaaaaacaaatttgcattttaatataCTCAAATAGCTAAAGAAACAGGGCTTTGTAGTTAATATTCCTTTTCCCCAGTTTTCCATTTAAAGAGAATTTAACACAGTCTGATTCATATCCTGTTATCTGCTACAAATAAAGGCAATAAAGACAAATCTTGCTTAAAAACACATCACCTCCACAAATATATCCAGTCTACAAACATCCTCATACCACAGCTACCTGCCAGGGCCACGGCTTGCATTCCACAGCTGTGAAAGGAAAGAAGGTAAGTACCAACTCTTGCTCAACAAAAGATTTAATCATTTATTGTCGCATCAGTGAAAGAAGCAGTTGTGTGCTTTCCTTGGCTGTGTCACCATCAAAGAATTTCATGTTGAGCAATTAAAGTTTCACTCTCGCAAGAGCCATCAGTCTGTGAATTGTTAATAAAATCTCTAATGCTCCCATCCAGACTAAACAGAGTTTAGTTTCTCAAGACAGGAACGATGAGGTTTCCTTTGGTGCTTGTAGGAATTAAGACAACTCACACATCCCAGGCTCTGCATTTGCAGTGCTTAATGGCTGGACTCGAAGAGCTCAGAGCTCTCTTCCAACCCCAATCATTCCATGAATCAGCCATTCCATGGAAATCTGTTTGTCAGGATACCCATAGGCTTATTCTATTCAATGATGACTGCAAAGGTctaaaaatgaagcaaaatctCAGATATGAAAGTATTATCTGTGTGTTCACCACCATGATAAGAAACCAAATATTTATGCaacaaaagacacagaaaaccaGATGTAGATTCAAAAGAGCCTTCAGAGGCACCCTGGCTCAGAGAAATCTAATCACTGATTTCCAGTGAAGTGGTTCTGGGCTGAACCCTGAGCATTTGTGAAAAGCTGTGACAGAGCTCCATTCCCCACAGTGGTGTGTCACTGACAGCACCAGCCAcgcccagcagggctgaggcacCTGCCAGAAACAACACCTGGATATGAGACTGCAGCCGGGGTCCTCTGATTCTCTGTGAGCACTGCTACCAGGacaggccacagcttctctttcctgcaGGCTGCACACGGCTCCTCTGTTCTGCACTGGTGTGTCCCCAGTGAGGAAGATGGGGTTCCCTCTGCGCCACTGAAATGCAGCAGGGAGCCCCAGGACCTGATTGAAGTGTGTTTAATGCAGAACAGACCTTAGCATGAGTGACCTGCTCAAGGGCTCTGACCCTCCATGCCCTTTCCTGCCACAGCACACACGTTTTCCCTGGGGCACCTGCTCCAAACCAACGCTGTCTGCACCTCCCCAGGTGTGCTCCACCTTCTGCTCCcggctgcagagcacagccagcacatcTCCCACGGCCAGgcaagcacagcagctctggagctggtgCAGGGCGCTGAAtgagccccaggctctgctgcagctgggcatgGCATCCAGCTGaacagagctctgagtgccagccGTGCCAGCCTCGCATGAAACCCTCATGAACAGCAGCGGCAAACGTCAGAAATCACCCACTGCTgatggggctgcacagggacgGCATTCAGACAGGAAAGATGGGCCTGACTCAAATGAAAGACAGCTCAGAAGCCAGTGCCTCTTGGAATGGCTCTTTTGCCATGGCCCAGCATCAAAACCACAAATGCTTCCCTCGAGCAGGAGTCCCAGAATCATGgagcatccccacagcagctggcacagccacactgAGAGTTAAATAACATTGAGAGTTAAATAACACAACTTGGCTTCACTCAAAGAGCTGGTGAGATTTGCTGGTCCCACCTGCATTCTGAAATGCAGCCATGTGATTAACAcgaaataaactaaaaaaattcatttttgctCTTAAAAGGAAAAGTGTTTGCATTACCTTGACAAGAGgcataaaaaacccaacccaaaataTCTTCTCCATGACCAAATTATAGACATTCACCCTgtgagtccagtttggagctGGATTTTAACCCTGCAgtaaacacacacagaggaacagCTCACCCTCACAGACACCCCTCCCTCTCTATCAGCAATATCCGTCAGGAGCTGTGGGCACTTTGATCACAGCTTCAGATATTGTTCTAACTTTGCACAATAataaaaaggagaggaaggaaaagagcagccctggaaatgggagagcagccctggataATGGGGCAGCCCTGGTTTAATGAATCACAGGAAAAACtacaggtttggggtttttttaggaacAGGGaatcttctgtttttctgaagtgtttATAAAAGTGACTCAGTGAAAGCTCCATATAAGTGTGGAGGGAGTTTCTAAGTGACTCAAGCATTAATAAGTCTGTAAATATGAACTGGGATCTCCATCCAGCTGGCCTCACTGCTTTGACAGATGCGTTTAATGCCaccccatcccagtgctgccatTCCACCCAGGAACACGGCAGGGACCCTTCAGAAGGGCACCAGTGCTTCAGCTGCGCACACAAACCCTGCCTTTGTGCAGGGCAGTCTTATTCTACCAAATAAGAGCTCCAAAATCTGAGATCAAGGTGATTTTTGCAGTGCTGAAGGTGTAACCAAAGCCACgttttcctctgctcctcacaggcTCTGAACTCTGAATAAACCACCCGCTCCGAATTCAGTGGGGTGGTTTATTTCCTGTTTGGGAAAGAACAAGAAGTTCTTCCTTGCTACTCTGAGCAATTAAGTATTTTCCTGAACTAGCATGACAAACAGATGAGACTATCATAACATTAAGGGCTTTCTCAAGTCCAGCTATTCTTCTTCAGTAGCCAGCAGAGCATAAACATTTAATTAAAGTTGTCTAGACTGGAGAAAGTCTTAACCAGGTCACCCTCCACCGAGCACACCCCGTTTGCACAAACAAACCCagtgctctggagctgggaatgcaaactgggattttccagcctggacacctctgtcctgcagagcagcccctgggccaCCTCGTGGAAAATGCATTTACAGTGCCACAGTCCCCAGGGTTACCTTATGCAGGTGTGGAAACGTCACAGAGGATTGTGCCCCTCCCTgagacagctctgcagcccagctgctgccactggaGCTCACATCAAAATCCTCAACCCTTCTGATCGTGGCCTGTCTGAGCTGGACTCCACCTTAAAGAGCAGTTCAGCTTTCAGAACAGAAGGAACTTGATGGAGGAACACTCTGTTAGTGAGcccaaagtgaaaaaaatcaacCTAGATCTCAgatctcagcacagaaaacacaaatcCACAGAAAATCAAGGttaaacaaaaaggaaataaggtTACAAAAGGCAGTGTTAGTTAAGGAGTGGAAAACTTAATCTGAACACCAGAGATGACACAAATACCTCCAGCATCAGCAATGGGGCTGTGAAAGAAGATGCAATTCTGTGCAATTACATCTTCTGATTTAGTACCTCCATCTCTATCATCTCCAACATGCAGAACTGTGGACTTCCCAACAAAATACTCAAATTCCAGAAACAATTAAATGGATTATTCAGCAATTTTCAAGATTATCAAATTGACCTCTCCCAACAGGAAACAAAGATAACGTATAAGCTTGGGGCGCTTTTAGAAAACAGAAGGAACTCTACATGTGAACTacccttaaaaataaacttcCAGGAGACTGGAAAAATTACCATAAGCAGAGGGGGTTCCATGTGAAACTGGCTGGCTTTGAGCTCCAGTTTGGGCAAAGGACCACTGCTAGTCTGTCTGGGAAGAGATAATTCTGATTTTATGGGGCAGAAGTAACATCTGACCCAACTGAAAAGATGTttcctgtgcaggcaggcaaAGCAAAGGCTTTGCTTTGTTAGGAAAAAGCTACTGTTTCCTCTTGGGATTTCGAGGCTGTTTTGGGATGTTTCCCACAAcctatttctgtattttttaaaaaataaaatatttctttctacTGATTCCTTGTTTATGTGACAGAATATTCTCTCTCTGTTCAGTAATCTTTACAACTTGTTTTACTGGAACATCAAACAGGGAATTTCCAGGACCTGTTTCAAGTGTTTTTTTGGACATCAAGTAGAGAATTTCTCCTCCCTGTAATTTCAGAGTTCAGGTTTTAACCCTTGGTACACAACAAACACACTCTTAATTAACTCCAGCTACTGAGTTTGCAGTTCTCCAGTGATAATTTGCACAGAAGTTCCTCCTTCATGCAGCAGAGAGTGGAATAAGCTTTAAATAGCTCCTCACAGCCTTGAACTTCCTTATTAGCTTCTCTCCCCAGAGACAGAAGTCGGGAATAAAGGCAGGCTGAGGTCACAGCAAGCCCtgagagaggagggaaatggggctggggacCTCTGGTTTGCCCAAAAGTAAATGCCAAAATGCTGGAGTGGGACTGGCAGCAATGGCAGGATGAGCCACCAGTGAgtgcaatgcaatgcaatgcagCAATGCAGGCACAGAGACACCAGTGAATTGCCCAAATGCAGCAATGGCAGGCACAGAGACACCAGTGAATGCAATGCAATGCAGCAATGGCAGGCACAGAGACACCAGTGAATTGCCCAAATGCAGCAATGCAGGCACAGAGACACCAGTGAATTGCCCAAATGCAGCATCTGCCCTAATTGCCATCATTACCTCGAGTGAGCAGACCTGATAAACGAGAGCCATCCACATCTGCCCAAGTAAGACCTGTTATCTGTGCTGTTATCAGctttgaaaaacagaataaGCTTCCTCAGGAAAtgtccagcagcacagagctgcagcttccttTGCTGGGAGCTtggtgccaggctggctgtgcctgccccagcaccctggggtggtgctgcaggggtgcCCTGTGCTCAGGATGGGCTGTGGGCACCCCAAACCAGGGAACAGCACCCCAAACCAGGGAACAGCACCCCAAACCCGGGAACAGCACCCCAAACAAGGGAACAGCACCCTAAACCAGGGAACAGCACCCCAAACCCGGGAACAGCACCCCAAACCAGGGAacagcaccccaaacccagggaACAGCACCCCAAACCAGGGAACAGCACCCCAAACCAGGGAacagcaccccaaacccagggaacagcaccccaaacccagggaACAGCACCCCAAACCAGGGAACAGCACCCCAAACCAGGGaacccagagcaggagccctTCCAGCAGGGAACCACTGCcacagctctctgctcctgcccagcacacgCTGGCACTCTGGAGGTGAGCAGAATCAGCTTTTTAAGACTGGCAAACTGAGCTGCTTCCAGCAAGAGACAAACAAAAACCTCCCCAGGCTTGCAATAAAGGCTGTAAGGAATGCCTGCATTCCATAAACAGCACCCAAGGGAACTCTGCTCCATGGAAGCTGCTCTCTAAGTGATGCACAAGCCCAATTTGCCCCATCTGTGAAAGATTTAACAGCAGGAAGGTTTTGTATTACtgaacttttctttttatttaaacaagAGGCAGGATTAAGTTTTTCAAACTGCGCTGTAAATCTAGTTTCTAAATCCACTAACAAACAACACCTAGTTTTTCATTAATACTGCTTTATAGTGCATCACTGCACTCAGGAGCAAAGAGATGAATACCAGCTCCCAGTCATTAACACAAAATAGTTTCTATTCCAGCGTAAATTGCCTGAGGCCTTATTAACATAAAGGAACAAGCCAGGAAGCTGCTTCCTGCTTTCTGAAAGTAAACAGAACCTCAGTTCTAATGTATGGAAAGCAGGGGGGAGGGAACAGAGTGCTCTAACACAGCGATAGGGATCCATTTAAATATTGAATTGTTTCCAGGCGTGGTGTGCTATTTCAGAAGGCAAACCTGTGGCTCCTGCAACCCTTCCTGCACTGCAAGGAGGACTGGGAGCCCAACTCAGGATTATGCAACTCTCTGACAGCATCTGGGTTTTCTGGATGATATAAACACAATTATAACTACAGGAAAAGGAGCACAATAAGAAGTCAGGCTTAAAATCTGTTCCAAGGAGAACATTGAAATTTATGTAGTGGACAGGAAACTActttcaggcaaaaaaaaaaaaaagttttgtttttttttttttccaaagaactTTTAAAACAGAGGAAGCAAACTGAAGCACTGGGAAAGAATATTGTGAATACAGTCAGTTTGTCAGACAGCAAGGAGGAAaggggcaggatttggggagaggggaaaaaaggagtgAGCTCAACAAGCAGTgtctgctcagcagctccattCTGACACACAGCAACGGGGCCAGTGCCAGCCAACAAGTGCCTGATACCATCAGGGAGAGGAAAACTATTTTAAGCTGTGTCATCTGCACGCATGGATTCTCTCTGCTAAATGCCAGATGCAAAATGCTTGTCTCTAAGCGTGCAGGAATATCAATTATTGCAGACTGTGCTACAACCAGATGACATGTTTACAAACTAAGGTACTCTTCCTCTGCAAGTGCCTGTCCTTTCCTATACCGTACCACAGGACTGGGCTCAAACAACCAGAGCTGAGAATCACTGAAATCTGAAGCAGAAGTAAAACTAGCCCATGAAGGGAAATGTGTTTTTGTCACTGTGAGGGAAGCAAACAGGCAGATAAAATCCTGATTTGCAGCCGCTGACATCTATGTGTTTAACACAACTGCTGGAGAAAAATCACTGCTGTGGCCCAGGGTTATGCAACCCCCTAGGAAAGTTCAGAGGATTGAACTCCACCTGCTCCCAAAATATACCCACATTTGACACAGAACTATTGCTGTTCCAAAGCaatgcagctgccagggcaggacaggggccTGTCCATGGCCCTGGGGACCTGAGAGCGGTGGGACCACGTCAGACAGGTCcagtgtgaggagcagcagctgccccggcCCCAGGTCCCGCTCTCTGCTGCAAACCGCTGCTCCATTTATCCAATTTGTACAAGTCAAACTAAATTTGCTCTCAGGAGTGCAGATCTTTAACTCAGAAGCTGTTTTTATTCAGGGCAGCACTTCCGTGCATCAAAACGTGAGCAAACAGATCAGCAAGGTTTCCTTTAATTAGTCACACCAAAGCCTCTGGGCCAGGGCGGCACGGTAAAGCTGTTACCACAGCCACTATCAGCAAACAAGGACAGAAACAGCGCGAGGCCAGCGCTCCTCTGGCTGTATACTCCAAATAAAtggagaaagcagagctgccagggctctgctgctgagcctcTGCCCAGATGAAGCAGTTTCACATGTAGAGTTCACATGTAGAGTTttccttgcagagctgctgccagcagggccagcccgggctgcagcaccactggggacagctgtggaggcaaggagagcacagctggcacctccagcacagcacagctggcacctccagcacagctggagccaaggagagcacagctggcaccaaggagagcacagctggcacctccagcacagctggcaccaaggagagcacagctggagccaaggagagcacagctggcaccaaggagagcacagctggcacctacagcccagcacagctggcacctccagcacagctggagccaaggagcagcacagctggggacagctctggaggcaaggagagcacagctggcacctccagcacagcacagctggcacctccagcacagctggagccaaggagagcacagctggagccaaggagagcacagctggcacctccagcacagcacagctggcacctcTGGCATCTCACAGTGCTGCagaccccagggctggcagctcttcCCTGAGATCACCCTCAGCAGGTACCAAGGCATTTGAAGCTTCCATTGCcctttcccagcagccccagctgtccccacaaccctgaaacactgcagcacatccctgacAGAGGAAGGGGAAAACAGCCCTAACCTTTCATTAGATCAGTGTTTTATACTCCGTAATTATCAAGCATAGGTTacaatttcatttaatttcttctcagcTATGGGTACTTGACAAATTATGTCAAAGGGTATTCTTAGTGCATTAATCTCCGCACACAAGAGGGAACTGCAGGTTAAATTTCAACAGGAAGGATAATTGCTTTACACTACTGGAAGGTAGGCAATAAAGAGCCTCTGGAatggagctgctgcatttcTTCCCACTGGTCTCTGTGCTCCACTGTACACATCTCACACTGAAATACTGAAGGGAGGCTTGTTTGGGTAACACTTTCTGAACACACAACAGTGAAAAGATGGATCTCAGGACACAGCAGAGACTTGCAAGCGTGTATTGGAACAGAAATCAAACCTTCCACCTGACCAATAGTTTTGAGAGGGTAACAATATTCCTCCAAAATAAAAGGATTATCTAAATGCAAAAGCAGctaacaacaaaaaagcatCCCAACTGTCCTGGAGAAGGATATGCCTCCACTCCCCTGAAAGATGCTTGGAATCAAGCTGGAGAAGcttctgctggaaaagcaggtccctgcagctctcaggcCTGCAAGCTGCCATTCCTCTTCTGAAATAACTGCAAGTTTCATACATTGTGAGCAGTGACAGCTCAGCTTGAAAAAACCTTCAAGACTCAACCCCGGCACAACTAATTCCTGCCATCATTTACGCCACTGTTTCCTTCACTTTGCTGAGGCTGAGTGCCAAGCAGGCATCcttcagggagcagcagaactGCACATGCACCATGTATTCTCTGAAATAATGTCCAGCTCAAtatcagcacagagcagagagccACAGTCCCTGGTGCAGGCCAGCAGAGCtcacatcacagctgcagctgcccctgccttgTCCCACGGCCCCAGCTGCACTGCCAGGGACTGGAAGTGCCTTTGGGAGCAGTTTTAGCTGGCATCTGCCTCGCTGGAGGGTTACACTGATGCTCCTGCCAGCAAAGGGAAGGGTAAGGAGCTGAGCactcagggctgctgctctcagcagtgccagcttATGGAGGCTTAGCCAACACAAAGCCAGGGATGGTTCTTACTCAGTGTGACGTTATTGTCACTAGAAGACTCATCTGTGATCCCTCTTGGGGAGAAGAGTTCCTGCTTTGAGCAGCCCTCCCTgctaaaggagaaaaaacctaGAAAGGAATTGTGGTGGACCTTTTGCACAGCAGAAACACATGGTTCTTTATCAGAAAGGATGAAAACACACATAACACTGTATTTCAATACCAAAATGCTTCCTGCAGACAGCTTCTGAGACAAAAATTACCTACAGCATTTCCTATGTAATCCTGCTGATATTCAGTGGGATTCTGAACCAGTAATGAACTTCACCTTGGATACAGCTCTCTGCAGAACTCACAGTGGTACTGCTGTCATGTTTGTTTCTTATCCTGATACTTAAAACCTACCTTTAAAGCCTCTATGACAAGATCTCTTGCTTCTAATTCTCCCTCGAGAATGCTAAACAGCGTCAGTAGCTCTGGTTTGCTGAGTTTTTCCAGATTCATcctgaaaacctgaaaaataaCGAAACCCAGTTTAGTAGGCATTTCTTTGGACATTAAGATCAGTATTTGAAGCTGTGACATGTAATCTCATTTaagctcagctcccagctctcGGGGCTGCAGATTGCCCTGAGGGGGGGTAGTTTTCTCTCATCTCCCAGCACCAGTTGCAGAAGATGCATTTG
This region of Ammospiza nelsoni isolate bAmmNel1 chromosome 23, bAmmNel1.pri, whole genome shotgun sequence genomic DNA includes:
- the CTTNBP2NL gene encoding CTTNBP2 N-terminal-like protein isoform X2; translated protein: MNLEKLSKPELLTLFSILEGELEARDLVIEALKAQHRDTFIEERYGKYNISDPLMALQRDFEALKEGNHGEKQPVCSNPLSILKVVMKHCKNMQERMLSQLAAAESRHRKVILDLEEERQRHAQDTAEGDDVTYMLEKERERLTQQVEFEKSQVKKFEKEQKKLSSQLEEERARHKQLSSMLVVECKKATAKAAEEGQKTAELSLKLEKEKSKVSKLEEELAAKRKRGLQMEAQVEKQLSEFDIEREQLKAKLNREENRTKALKEEVECLKKALKELEASCQEHSPPKAVHPSPSVTSRGVTTDSPPVKSVSCQTEGLQAERAAPASASRAAHAVFASPSAPAHSYAKSNGHCDTDGQVAGDTNAAESPAHREKPAAAPEGAVENGSSPARTESPVHQLPSAGASLSPSSTAASSLTPSPCSSPVLAKRLGGASAGSPGYQSSYQVGINQRFHAARHKFQSQAEQEQQPGGLQSPPSRDLSPTLADNSAAKQLARNTVTQVLSRFTSQQGPIKPVSPNSSPFGTDYRSLAGAGSPRAEAGHCPSPAKVSSPLSPSSPGVKSPTIPRAERGNPPPIPPKKPGLAQSPAAAAPLGKGSSLGAPGDVASSCSGSTVVSNGKDLEILLPSSS
- the CTTNBP2NL gene encoding CTTNBP2 N-terminal-like protein isoform X1: MFGYSTSTGCPGTCCSFDMSTNTNMVFRMNLEKLSKPELLTLFSILEGELEARDLVIEALKAQHRDTFIEERYGKYNISDPLMALQRDFEALKEGNHGEKQPVCSNPLSILKVVMKHCKNMQERMLSQLAAAESRHRKVILDLEEERQRHAQDTAEGDDVTYMLEKERERLTQQVEFEKSQVKKFEKEQKKLSSQLEEERARHKQLSSMLVVECKKATAKAAEEGQKTAELSLKLEKEKSKVSKLEEELAAKRKRGLQMEAQVEKQLSEFDIEREQLKAKLNREENRTKALKEEVECLKKALKELEASCQEHSPPKAVHPSPSVTSRGVTTDSPPVKSVSCQTEGLQAERAAPASASRAAHAVFASPSAPAHSYAKSNGHCDTDGQVAGDTNAAESPAHREKPAAAPEGAVENGSSPARTESPVHQLPSAGASLSPSSTAASSLTPSPCSSPVLAKRLGGASAGSPGYQSSYQVGINQRFHAARHKFQSQAEQEQQPGGLQSPPSRDLSPTLADNSAAKQLARNTVTQVLSRFTSQQGPIKPVSPNSSPFGTDYRSLAGAGSPRAEAGHCPSPAKVSSPLSPSSPGVKSPTIPRAERGNPPPIPPKKPGLAQSPAAAAPLGKGSSLGAPGDVASSCSGSTVVSNGKDLEILLPSSS